In one window of Pseudomonas putida DNA:
- a CDS encoding HD domain-containing phosphohydrolase, with the protein MPVADYIPLEDAILALSMVGDLSMGQPIDQSRRTAQLARRLAHACMGEGDHLQVAADVARLRWSGCTANAEDFTRLLGDDVGGRQAMLAQTLDAAGQRAMLQTGPLARVHCEVAGEVAVALGLGAPVEQGLRHVFEHFDGSGRPSGLRHPQVPEVVYQVVLAGDLEILSRARGLEAALAWIEGQADQRYPRSLVRELQCQAADWLHDLQEAEQATTSNTACSDVPLTLVADVIDLKLTWLAGYSRGVAALVHDAAGLMGMPEALQGVLRQAALVHGIGRAAVPNRVWNLPGALLEGDREQIRLVPYWTQRACAQIPALQRAGKLAAHAYERLDGSGYFRGVEGDALAPEQRLLAVALAWQALRAERPWRAALGQQEAEQLLRLEAQQGRFDLQCCEAVFAAARGERKLPAAKGGGGLLSERESEVLRQISLGHSNKEVARLLGISPSTVRTHVESTFRKLECTTRAAATLKALTLGLL; encoded by the coding sequence TGCCTGTTGCCGACTACATCCCCCTGGAAGACGCCATCCTCGCCTTGTCGATGGTGGGTGACCTGAGCATGGGCCAGCCTATCGATCAGTCGCGCCGCACGGCGCAGCTGGCGCGCAGGCTCGCGCACGCCTGTATGGGCGAGGGCGACCACCTGCAGGTGGCCGCTGATGTCGCACGGTTGCGCTGGTCGGGGTGCACTGCCAATGCCGAAGATTTCACCCGCCTGCTCGGGGACGACGTGGGTGGCCGTCAAGCCATGCTCGCGCAGACCCTCGACGCCGCCGGGCAGCGGGCGATGCTGCAGACCGGGCCGCTGGCGCGCGTGCACTGCGAGGTGGCTGGTGAGGTTGCAGTTGCTCTTGGACTGGGCGCGCCAGTGGAGCAGGGGCTGCGGCACGTGTTCGAGCACTTCGACGGTAGCGGTCGCCCATCCGGCCTGCGTCATCCACAGGTGCCTGAGGTGGTGTATCAGGTGGTGCTGGCAGGTGACCTGGAGATCCTTTCGCGAGCGCGGGGTCTTGAGGCTGCGCTGGCCTGGATCGAGGGGCAGGCCGATCAACGCTACCCGCGCAGCCTGGTGAGGGAGCTGCAGTGTCAGGCGGCCGACTGGTTGCATGACTTGCAGGAGGCTGAACAAGCGACGACCTCGAATACAGCTTGCTCCGATGTGCCTTTGACCCTGGTTGCCGATGTCATCGACCTCAAGTTGACCTGGCTTGCGGGCTATTCGCGTGGTGTGGCTGCGCTGGTGCATGACGCCGCCGGGCTGATGGGCATGCCGGAGGCGCTGCAGGGCGTGCTAAGACAGGCGGCGCTGGTGCATGGCATCGGCCGCGCCGCGGTGCCGAACCGGGTATGGAACCTGCCGGGTGCATTGCTTGAGGGCGACCGCGAGCAGATTCGCCTGGTGCCCTACTGGACTCAGCGCGCTTGCGCGCAGATACCGGCATTGCAGCGTGCGGGCAAGCTTGCAGCACACGCCTACGAGCGTCTCGATGGCAGTGGTTATTTTCGTGGCGTGGAGGGTGATGCCCTGGCGCCGGAGCAGCGCTTGCTGGCCGTGGCGCTCGCCTGGCAGGCGCTGCGGGCCGAGCGCCCATGGCGAGCGGCGCTTGGCCAGCAGGAGGCCGAGCAGTTGCTCAGGCTGGAGGCGCAACAGGGGCGCTTCGACCTGCAGTGTTGTGAAGCCGTGTTCGCTGCCGCGCGCGGGGAGCGCAAGCTGCCGGCAGCCAAAGGGGGCGGTGGACTGTTGAGTGAACGCGAAAGCGAGGTGCTGCGTCAGATCAGCCTGGGTCACAGCAACAAGGAAGTCGCGCGGTTGCTGGGCATCAGTCCCAGTACCGTGCGCACCCATGTCGAGAGCACCTTCCGCAAGCTCGAATGCACCACGCGCGCTGCAGCAACGCTCAAGGCACTGACCCTCGGGTTGCTGTGA
- a CDS encoding NYN domain-containing protein, which yields MKKIALFADVQNLYYTVRQAHGCHFNYSALWSQVSRDGAIVEAVAYAIDRGDSKQQQFQQILRNLGFEVRLKPYIQRSDGSAKGDWDVGITLDVYEAASRVDQVVLASGDGDFDQLLERVMLRHGVETVVYGAPGLTALSLIRAATRYVPIEGDLLLRH from the coding sequence GTGAAAAAGATCGCGCTGTTCGCGGATGTGCAGAACCTCTACTACACCGTGCGCCAGGCCCATGGTTGTCACTTCAATTACAGTGCCCTCTGGTCCCAGGTCAGCCGCGATGGCGCCATCGTCGAGGCCGTGGCCTATGCCATCGACCGGGGTGACAGCAAGCAGCAGCAATTTCAGCAGATCCTGCGCAACCTCGGTTTCGAGGTGCGCCTCAAACCCTACATCCAGCGCAGCGACGGCTCGGCCAAGGGAGATTGGGATGTGGGCATCACCCTGGACGTGTATGAGGCCGCCAGCCGGGTCGATCAGGTCGTACTGGCCTCCGGCGATGGCGACTTCGACCAGTTGCTCGAGCGGGTGATGCTGCGCCATGGCGTCGAGACGGTGGTCTACGGCGCACCAGGGCTCACGGCGTTGTCGTTGATTCGCGCAGCCACGCGCTATGTACCGATCGAGGGTGATTTGCTGCTGCGTCACTGA
- the yedA gene encoding drug/metabolite exporter YedA has translation MPASRRFPWLLIGAFIALYLVWGSTYLAIRIGVESWPPLLMAGVRFVIAGSLLYGFLRWRGVPAPTWAQWRAAGAIGFLLLSCGNGGVTLAEHAGVASGVAALAVATVPLFTLLFGLLFGHRNSRLEWAGIFLGLAGIGLLNLGSNLQASPMGAALILFAAAAWAFGSVWSKNLPLPQGAMASAAEMLVGGAALLIGSALSGERLTQMPTAAGWGALAYLIFFGSIVAFSSYMYLLKHVRPAAATSYAYVNPVVAVLLGIAFAGERIGAEECLAMGVIVGAVVLIGLPQWRRAPRQVA, from the coding sequence ATGCCTGCCTCCCGTCGTTTCCCCTGGCTGCTGATCGGCGCCTTCATTGCCCTCTACCTGGTCTGGGGGTCTACCTACCTGGCCATTCGCATCGGTGTCGAATCCTGGCCGCCGTTGCTGATGGCTGGGGTACGTTTTGTCATTGCCGGCAGCCTGTTGTATGGCTTCCTGCGCTGGCGCGGGGTGCCGGCTCCGACCTGGGCGCAATGGCGGGCGGCGGGGGCGATCGGGTTTCTGTTGCTCAGTTGCGGCAACGGTGGCGTGACCCTGGCCGAGCATGCCGGCGTGGCATCGGGCGTTGCAGCGCTGGCGGTGGCCACGGTGCCGTTGTTCACGTTGCTGTTCGGGCTGTTGTTCGGTCATCGCAATTCGCGTCTGGAATGGGCGGGGATTTTCCTCGGGCTTGCCGGTATCGGCTTGCTCAACCTCGGTTCGAACCTGCAGGCGAGCCCCATGGGGGCAGCGTTGATCCTGTTCGCAGCGGCGGCCTGGGCTTTCGGCTCGGTGTGGAGCAAGAACCTGCCCTTGCCCCAGGGCGCCATGGCCAGTGCTGCCGAGATGCTGGTGGGCGGTGCTGCGTTGTTGATCGGCAGCGCCCTGAGCGGTGAGCGCCTGACCCAGATGCCGACGGCGGCGGGTTGGGGGGCACTGGCCTATCTGATCTTCTTCGGCTCGATCGTGGCCTTCAGCTCGTACATGTACCTGCTCAAGCATGTGCGGCCGGCGGCCGCGACCAGCTACGCGTACGTCAACCCGGTGGTGGCGGTATTGCTCGGGATTGCCTTTGCTGGTGAACGGATCGGCGCCGAGGAATGCCTGGCGATGGGCGTGATCGTCGGAGCGGTGGTGTTGATCGGGCTGCCACAGTGGCGGCGCGCGCCACGGCAGGTTGCCTGA
- a CDS encoding histone deacetylase, producing the protein MPLPLIYHDDYSPEFPPEHRFPMDKFRLLHDHLIDSGLTTDQALLRPELCPNDILALAHDRAYIERYMNGELSREDQRRLGLPWSEALARRTVRAVGGSLLTAEMALRHGIACHLAGGTHHAHYDHPAGFCIFNDLAVISHYLLAAGRVHRVLIFDCDVHQGDGTARILHDTPEAITVSLHCEQNFPARKAQSDWDIPLPRGMDDAAYLKVVNDALNYLLPLYQPDLVLYDAGVDVHKDDALGYLQLTDAGVAARDEAVLRHCLGRDIPVVGVIGGGYSKDREALARRHGILHHTAARVLGYTQ; encoded by the coding sequence ATGCCCCTGCCGCTGATCTACCACGACGACTACAGCCCCGAGTTCCCGCCGGAACACCGTTTCCCCATGGACAAGTTCCGCCTGCTGCACGATCACCTGATCGACAGCGGGCTGACCACCGACCAGGCCTTGCTGCGCCCCGAACTCTGCCCCAACGACATCCTTGCCCTGGCCCATGACCGCGCCTACATCGAGCGCTACATGAATGGCGAGCTCTCACGCGAAGACCAGCGCCGTCTGGGGCTGCCCTGGAGCGAGGCACTGGCACGGCGGACCGTGCGCGCCGTCGGCGGTTCGCTGCTGACCGCCGAGATGGCCCTGCGTCACGGTATCGCCTGCCACCTGGCCGGCGGCACCCACCACGCCCATTACGACCACCCGGCCGGGTTCTGCATCTTCAACGACCTGGCGGTGATCAGCCACTACCTGCTCGCAGCCGGACGCGTACACCGCGTGCTGATCTTCGATTGCGACGTGCACCAGGGCGACGGCACCGCACGCATCCTTCACGACACACCAGAGGCAATCACCGTGTCGTTGCACTGCGAGCAGAATTTCCCGGCACGCAAGGCCCAGAGCGATTGGGACATCCCTTTGCCGCGCGGCATGGACGACGCGGCGTACCTGAAGGTGGTGAACGATGCGCTGAACTACCTGCTGCCGCTCTACCAGCCCGACCTTGTGCTGTACGACGCCGGTGTCGACGTGCACAAGGACGACGCCCTGGGTTATCTGCAACTGACCGATGCGGGCGTCGCCGCCCGCGACGAAGCGGTACTGCGCCACTGCCTTGGCCGTGATATCCCGGTGGTCGGGGTGATCGGCGGCGGTTACAGCAAAGACCGGGAGGCGCTGGCTCGGCGTCACGGCATCCTTCATCACACCGCGGCGCGGGTGCTGGGTTACACACAATGA
- a CDS encoding DEAD/DEAH box helicase, translating to MNFAKLGLIEPLLRTLQQRDYSTPTPIQAQAIPAVLAGRDLMAAAQTGTGKTAGFALPVLQRLALEGEKVASNSIRALVLVPTRELAEQVHANIREYAEHLPLSTYAVYGGVSLNPQMMRLRRGVDLLVATPGRLLDLFRQNAVKFGQVQTLVLDEADRMLDLGFAEELQAVYAALPRKRQTLLFSATFSDQIRMLAGLALNDPLSIEVSPRNAAATTVKQWMVPVDKKRKADLFCHLMRKQRWKQVLVFAKTRNGVDQLVERLLAEGVNADGIHGDRPQATRQRALDTFKAREIQVLVATDVAARGIDIDDLPLVVNLDLPIVAEDYVHRIGRTGRAGNKGEAISLVCADEVQLLSAIEVLIRQTLPRHEEPDFIPDHRVPMTDASGQVLKKPKKPKKPKETSAKRGLGKWMDSSEDSAPTVKPVRKVPSFNSGPRKRKP from the coding sequence ATGAATTTCGCCAAACTCGGCCTGATCGAACCCTTGCTGCGCACCTTGCAGCAGCGGGACTATTCCACCCCGACTCCGATTCAGGCCCAGGCCATCCCCGCCGTGCTGGCAGGGCGCGACCTGATGGCCGCAGCCCAGACCGGTACGGGCAAGACCGCCGGTTTCGCCTTGCCGGTGTTGCAACGCCTGGCGCTCGAGGGTGAGAAGGTAGCCAGCAATTCGATCCGCGCGTTGGTGCTGGTGCCAACCCGCGAGTTGGCCGAGCAGGTGCACGCCAATATCCGTGAATACGCCGAGCACCTGCCGTTGAGCACCTACGCGGTGTACGGCGGCGTCAGCCTCAATCCGCAGATGATGCGCCTGCGCCGTGGCGTCGACCTGCTGGTGGCCACGCCGGGCCGCCTGCTCGATCTGTTCCGCCAGAACGCGGTGAAGTTCGGCCAGGTGCAAACCTTGGTGCTCGACGAAGCCGACCGCATGCTCGACCTGGGCTTTGCCGAAGAGCTGCAGGCCGTGTATGCCGCCTTGCCACGCAAGCGCCAGACCTTGCTGTTCTCGGCGACGTTCTCCGACCAGATCCGCATGCTCGCCGGCCTGGCCCTGAACGATCCGCTGAGTATCGAAGTCAGCCCGCGCAACGCCGCCGCCACCACCGTCAAGCAATGGATGGTGCCGGTAGACAAGAAGCGCAAGGCCGACCTGTTCTGCCACCTGATGCGCAAGCAGCGCTGGAAGCAGGTGCTGGTGTTCGCCAAGACCCGCAACGGCGTCGATCAACTGGTCGAGCGGCTGCTGGCAGAGGGGGTCAATGCCGATGGCATCCATGGCGATCGTCCACAGGCGACCCGTCAGCGGGCGCTGGATACCTTCAAGGCGCGTGAAATCCAGGTGCTGGTGGCGACTGACGTCGCTGCTCGCGGCATCGATATCGACGACCTGCCGTTGGTGGTCAACCTCGACCTGCCGATCGTTGCCGAGGATTACGTGCACCGCATCGGTCGTACCGGGCGAGCGGGTAACAAGGGCGAGGCGATTTCCCTGGTGTGTGCCGACGAGGTGCAACTGCTGTCAGCGATCGAGGTCCTGATCCGCCAGACGTTGCCGCGTCATGAAGAGCCGGACTTCATCCCCGATCACCGGGTGCCGATGACCGATGCCAGCGGCCAGGTGCTGAAAAAGCCGAAAAAGCCCAAGAAACCCAAAGAGACCAGTGCCAAGCGCGGGCTCGGCAAGTGGATGGACAGCTCGGAAGATTCGGCACCGACGGTCAAGCCGGTGCGCAAGGTGCCGAGCTTCAACAGCGGGCCACGCAAGCGCAAACCCTAG
- a CDS encoding GNAT family N-acetyltransferase, translating into MTPILKLESARLVLRQWHDDDLQAFAEMCADPQVMRYFPAPLTRLEAAALIGRIRGHFNEYGYGLWALERMDSGAFIGLTGLLNVNFDAPFAPAVEISWRLARRHWGQGFASEAAWTCLRCAFAQLRLDEVVSFTTQDNVPSQKVMQAIGMVQDEAGSFEHPRLPEGHPLRPHVLYRIDRPRWERTLHA; encoded by the coding sequence ATGACCCCGATCCTCAAGCTCGAAAGCGCCCGCCTGGTGTTGCGCCAATGGCATGACGACGATTTGCAGGCGTTCGCCGAGATGTGCGCCGACCCGCAGGTGATGCGCTATTTTCCTGCGCCATTGACGCGTCTGGAGGCCGCCGCGCTGATCGGACGCATCCGTGGTCATTTCAACGAATACGGCTACGGTCTATGGGCATTGGAGCGCATGGACAGTGGTGCCTTCATTGGCCTGACCGGATTGCTCAACGTCAACTTCGACGCACCCTTCGCTCCGGCGGTCGAGATCAGTTGGCGTCTGGCCCGTCGTCACTGGGGCCAGGGCTTTGCCAGCGAGGCGGCCTGGACCTGCCTGCGCTGCGCATTCGCCCAGTTGCGCCTGGATGAGGTGGTGTCGTTCACCACTCAGGACAACGTACCCTCGCAGAAGGTGATGCAGGCGATCGGCATGGTTCAGGACGAGGCAGGCAGCTTCGAACACCCGCGGCTGCCCGAGGGGCACCCGCTGCGCCCGCACGTGCTGTATCGCATCGACCGGCCGCGCTGGGAGCGAACCCTGCATGCCTGA
- the tesB gene encoding acyl-CoA thioesterase II gives MSHVLDDLVDLLSLESIEENLFRGRSQDLGFRQLYGGQVLGQSLSAASQTVEDARHVHSLHGYFLRPGDASMPVVYSVDRVRDGGSFSTRRVTAIQKGNPIFTCSASFQYDEGGFEHQVQMPDVVGPENLPSEVELARAMADKLPERIRDKVLCAKPIEIRPVTERDPFDPKPGDPVKYAWFRADGSLPDIPALHKYLLAYASDFGLLTTSLLPHGKSVWQKDMQIASLDHALWFHRDLRADDWLLYATDSPWAGNARGFTRGSIFNRAGQLVASSTQEGLIRHRKDWA, from the coding sequence ATGAGCCATGTGTTGGACGACCTGGTCGACCTGTTGAGCCTCGAATCCATCGAAGAGAATCTGTTCCGTGGTCGTAGCCAGGACCTGGGCTTTCGTCAGTTGTACGGCGGCCAGGTGCTGGGCCAGTCGTTGTCGGCGGCCAGCCAGACGGTCGAGGACGCGCGTCATGTCCATTCCCTGCACGGCTATTTCCTGCGTCCTGGCGATGCCAGCATGCCGGTCGTCTATTCGGTCGATCGGGTACGCGATGGCGGCAGTTTCAGCACACGCCGGGTCACGGCGATCCAGAAGGGCAACCCGATCTTCACCTGCAGCGCGTCGTTCCAGTACGACGAGGGCGGTTTCGAACACCAGGTGCAGATGCCCGATGTAGTCGGCCCCGAGAACCTGCCCAGCGAAGTCGAACTGGCCCGCGCCATGGCCGACAAGCTGCCCGAGCGAATCCGCGACAAGGTGCTGTGCGCCAAACCCATCGAGATCCGCCCGGTGACCGAGCGCGATCCGTTCGACCCCAAGCCGGGGGATCCGGTGAAGTACGCCTGGTTCCGCGCCGACGGCAGCCTTCCGGACATCCCGGCGCTGCACAAGTACCTGTTGGCCTACGCCTCGGATTTCGGCCTGCTGACCACCTCGCTGCTGCCGCACGGCAAATCGGTGTGGCAGAAGGATATGCAGATCGCCAGCCTCGACCATGCACTGTGGTTCCACCGTGACCTGCGTGCCGACGACTGGCTGCTGTACGCCACTGACAGCCCGTGGGCCGGCAACGCCCGTGGTTTCACCCGCGGCAGCATCTTCAACCGCGCCGGACAACTGGTGGCCTCGTCCACCCAGGAAGGCCTGATCCGCCATCGCAAGGACTGGGCATGA
- a CDS encoding Lrp/AsnC family transcriptional regulator, whose amino-acid sequence MDKYDRMLLAALLEDGRPTYAQLARQVNLSAPAVAERVAKLEVSGVITGYAAKVDLEKIGLPIQCIIELRLASHGNQQAYDALARIPQLTECHRVTGDPCVIMQAAVGSMHELEALINQVSQLGFSKTSIILSSAVERRVPLDHLQGNGRKG is encoded by the coding sequence ATGGACAAGTACGATCGCATGCTGCTCGCCGCCCTGCTCGAAGACGGTCGCCCCACCTATGCCCAGCTCGCCCGTCAGGTCAACCTGTCGGCGCCTGCGGTGGCCGAGCGAGTCGCCAAACTTGAGGTCAGCGGAGTGATCACCGGCTACGCCGCCAAGGTCGACCTGGAAAAGATCGGCCTGCCGATCCAGTGCATCATCGAACTGCGCCTGGCCAGCCATGGCAACCAGCAGGCCTATGACGCCCTGGCGCGCATCCCCCAGCTCACCGAATGCCACCGGGTCACGGGCGACCCGTGCGTGATCATGCAGGCGGCAGTGGGTTCGATGCATGAGCTGGAGGCGCTGATCAACCAGGTGTCGCAACTGGGGTTCAGCAAGACGTCGATCATCCTGTCCAGTGCGGTGGAGCGCCGGGTGCCGCTGGACCACTTGCAGGGCAATGGCAGGAAGGGGTGA
- a CDS encoding DUF2076 domain-containing protein, giving the protein MNTEEQTLIDGLFGRIKQAEDPQQPRDAQAQARIEEHLRQQPAAPYYMAQAILVQEAAIKKLDEQNKQLEAELRQARAQAQQEAPKASGGFLSSIFGSSARSPEPQRPVATPPASGSGGWREPAPQAYAPQPQAQAQGFAAAPARSGASSFLGGAMQTAAGVAGGVLLAQGISSLFSHNSQPNEVVEVIREEPAPASDNGGWNDQDNQRQVADNDGWGNDQGGFVDSDYDSGGGGFFSDDDDTFV; this is encoded by the coding sequence ATGAACACTGAAGAACAAACCCTGATCGACGGTCTGTTCGGCCGCATCAAGCAGGCCGAGGATCCACAGCAGCCGCGCGATGCCCAGGCCCAGGCGCGGATCGAGGAGCACCTGCGCCAGCAGCCTGCGGCGCCTTACTACATGGCCCAGGCGATCCTGGTCCAAGAGGCGGCGATCAAGAAGCTCGACGAGCAGAACAAGCAACTCGAGGCCGAGCTCAGACAAGCCCGCGCCCAGGCCCAGCAAGAGGCGCCAAAGGCCAGTGGTGGCTTCCTGTCGAGCATCTTTGGCAGCAGTGCGCGTAGCCCGGAGCCTCAGCGTCCGGTCGCGACGCCCCCTGCCTCCGGCTCTGGTGGCTGGCGCGAGCCTGCGCCCCAGGCCTATGCCCCACAGCCCCAGGCGCAAGCGCAAGGTTTCGCTGCGGCTCCGGCGCGCAGTGGTGCGAGCAGCTTCCTCGGGGGCGCCATGCAGACCGCAGCGGGCGTGGCGGGTGGTGTACTGCTGGCGCAAGGTATCAGCAGCTTGTTCAGCCATAACTCGCAACCCAACGAGGTGGTCGAGGTGATCCGTGAAGAGCCGGCGCCGGCCAGCGACAATGGCGGCTGGAATGATCAGGACAACCAGCGCCAGGTTGCTGACAACGACGGTTGGGGCAATGATCAGGGCGGCTTCGTGGACAGCGACTACGACAGCGGCGGCGGTGGTTTCTTCTCGGACGATGACGACACCTTCGTCTGA
- a CDS encoding YciC family protein, which translates to MNPLTILRDSLYFFRRHFTSILQLCLPLVVLEALFSQLLYRQLGDDASPAYGMLVSLLFYPLYSAALILYLDTRSNGQQISKRNLFARAVQLWPALALLILISSLLIMAGLALFIFPGVWIMIKLVFAEYLLVLRGLPVMQSMRESARMTTGHFMRILICVLSVLAPLWLLDGLLLMAFPEPQPGAQLVLDSLSGFLQLFSSVVLYRLFMLLESEAGAAAGN; encoded by the coding sequence ATGAACCCGCTGACGATCCTGCGCGACTCCCTCTACTTCTTCCGCCGTCACTTCACCAGCATCCTGCAGTTGTGCCTGCCGCTGGTGGTGCTGGAAGCCCTGTTCAGCCAATTGCTGTACCGCCAGTTGGGTGACGACGCCTCGCCGGCCTACGGCATGCTTGTCAGCCTGCTGTTCTACCCGCTGTACAGCGCCGCGCTGATCCTCTACCTGGATACCCGCAGCAACGGCCAGCAGATCAGCAAGCGCAACCTGTTCGCTCGCGCCGTGCAGTTGTGGCCGGCGCTGGCCCTGCTGATCCTGATCAGCTCGCTGCTGATCATGGCGGGCCTGGCGCTGTTCATCTTCCCGGGCGTATGGATCATGATCAAGCTGGTGTTCGCCGAGTACCTGCTGGTCCTGCGCGGCCTTCCCGTCATGCAGTCGATGCGCGAGAGCGCACGCATGACCACCGGGCACTTCATGCGCATCCTGATCTGCGTGCTGTCGGTGCTCGCACCGCTATGGCTGCTCGATGGCCTGCTGCTGATGGCCTTCCCAGAGCCGCAGCCAGGCGCGCAACTGGTGCTGGACAGCCTCAGTGGCTTCCTGCAGTTGTTCAGCAGTGTGGTGCTGTACCGCTTGTTCATGCTGTTGGAGAGCGAGGCCGGCGCCGCTGCGGGAAACTGA
- a CDS encoding histidine phosphatase family protein, translated as MLSSDILENLALPTRRKRHRRSRKAWAAGLALVLAAAGLMLWSSTRTHIVNLGNERQLNASGLLQKWAEGSVIVMIRHAERCDSAPGPCLDDPTGITVSGSQAAQRVGEGLQRLGLDGADLLSSPKLRTRQTAHFIVGDTVTSEDWLEGCESGFAGQAMAHKRAGHNLVLVTHNGCVDHFQRTLKVAPGERESGYASALFVSVDGSGKARILGRMNEPDWRRVLASAQR; from the coding sequence ATGCTGTCGAGCGACATCCTGGAAAACCTGGCCCTCCCCACCCGCCGCAAGCGACACCGACGTTCGCGCAAGGCTTGGGCCGCCGGCCTCGCCCTGGTGCTGGCCGCGGCCGGATTGATGCTGTGGTCGTCAACGAGGACGCACATCGTGAACCTTGGCAATGAACGACAATTGAACGCCAGCGGCCTGTTGCAGAAGTGGGCCGAAGGCAGCGTGATCGTGATGATTCGCCACGCCGAGCGCTGCGACAGCGCGCCCGGCCCTTGCCTGGACGACCCCACCGGAATCACCGTCTCCGGCAGCCAGGCCGCGCAGCGTGTCGGAGAAGGGTTGCAACGCCTTGGGCTGGACGGCGCCGACCTGCTCAGCAGCCCGAAGCTGCGCACCCGACAGACCGCGCACTTCATCGTCGGCGACACGGTCACCAGCGAGGACTGGCTCGAAGGCTGCGAAAGCGGCTTCGCAGGCCAGGCCATGGCGCACAAGCGTGCAGGGCATAATCTTGTGCTGGTGACCCACAACGGCTGCGTCGATCACTTCCAGCGCACGCTCAAGGTTGCGCCGGGCGAACGCGAAAGTGGCTACGCCAGCGCGCTGTTCGTGTCGGTCGATGGCAGCGGCAAGGCGCGCATCCTCGGGCGCATGAACGAGCCGGACTGGCGACGGGTGCTGGCCTCGGCACAACGTTGA
- a CDS encoding TIGR03862 family flavoprotein gives MTDSHTTSTPLVAVIGGGPAGLMAAEALAQAGVAVEVFDAMPSVGRKFLLAGVGGMNITHSEPYPAFIGRYGARREAIDALLRDFDADALRQWIHGLGIDTFVGTSGRVFPTDMKAAPLLRAWLKRLRDSGVVIHTRHRWLGWDAEGALRIAYPQGERLVQATAVVLALGGGSWARLGSDGSWVPLLAERAVDISPLRPSNCGFEVQAWSDLLKNKFAGAPLKNIALSVPGSAPRKGEFILTAQGVEGSLVYAWSAAVRTGIERNGRATLLLDLLPDRPVDKIAQALAKPRGSRSMAKHLHGQLGIDGVKAALLRELTDQATFADPVRLAQAIKALPIELVRTRPLDEAISSAGGVRFEAMDNGLMLKQLPGVFCAGEMLDWEAPTGGYLLTACFASGLRAGRAALEWLYERKAASL, from the coding sequence ATGACCGATTCCCACACCACCTCCACTCCCCTCGTCGCCGTGATCGGCGGCGGCCCCGCCGGTCTGATGGCTGCCGAGGCCCTGGCTCAGGCAGGTGTGGCGGTCGAGGTGTTCGATGCGATGCCATCGGTGGGGCGCAAGTTCCTGCTGGCGGGCGTCGGCGGCATGAACATCACCCACTCCGAACCCTACCCAGCCTTCATCGGTCGCTATGGCGCACGCCGCGAAGCCATCGACGCGCTGCTGCGTGATTTCGATGCCGACGCCCTGCGCCAGTGGATCCACGGCCTGGGCATCGACACCTTCGTCGGCACCTCGGGGCGGGTCTTCCCCACCGACATGAAAGCGGCGCCGCTGCTGCGCGCCTGGCTCAAGCGCCTGCGCGATTCCGGCGTGGTTATCCACACCCGGCACCGCTGGCTTGGCTGGGACGCGGAAGGCGCACTGCGAATCGCTTATCCACAGGGCGAACGCCTGGTACAGGCCACTGCCGTGGTCCTGGCCTTGGGCGGCGGCAGTTGGGCGCGCCTGGGCTCGGACGGCAGCTGGGTGCCACTGCTGGCCGAGCGCGCTGTGGATATCTCGCCATTGCGTCCGAGCAACTGTGGTTTCGAAGTCCAGGCCTGGAGCGATCTGCTCAAGAACAAGTTCGCCGGCGCGCCGCTGAAGAACATCGCCCTGAGCGTACCTGGCAGTGCCCCGCGCAAGGGCGAATTCATCCTCACCGCCCAAGGCGTGGAAGGCAGCCTGGTGTACGCCTGGTCGGCGGCAGTCCGCACCGGTATCGAGCGCAACGGTCGCGCTACCTTGCTGCTTGACCTGCTGCCGGATCGCCCTGTGGATAAAATCGCTCAGGCCCTGGCCAAGCCCCGTGGCTCCCGCTCGATGGCCAAGCACCTGCATGGGCAGCTCGGCATCGACGGTGTGAAAGCCGCGCTGCTGCGCGAGCTGACCGACCAGGCCACCTTTGCCGACCCCGTGCGCCTGGCCCAGGCAATCAAGGCGCTGCCGATCGAACTGGTGCGCACGCGGCCGCTGGATGAGGCGATCAGCAGTGCCGGTGGCGTGCGTTTCGAGGCGATGGACAATGGCTTGATGCTCAAGCAACTACCCGGAGTATTCTGCGCCGGCGAGATGCTGGACTGGGAAGCACCAACCGGGGGCTACCTGCTGACGGCGTGCTTTGCCAGCGGACTGCGGGCCGGACGGGCGGCGCTGGAGTGGTTGTACGAGCGTAAGGCGGCCTCCCTGTAG